AGGTCGAAAAGAACAGAAATCGCAATGGGGGTGTTGAAATCATCATCCATCGCCTCGGTAAAGCGTTGAATAAATGGGGCCGTATCAAAGTCACCGCTACCCGGAGTCTGTTCCCGGAGTCGTCTTTGGGTCTCACGGAGTTTTTCAAGACCGGTCTGTGAAGCGCGTATCGCTGCGTCCGAAAAGTCAAGCGGAGAGCGATAATGCGACTGCAGGATAAAGAATCTGATGACCATCGGATCGAAGCTCAAGAAGAGATCTTTGAGATTGATGAAGTTTTTCAGGGACTTCCCCATTTTTATCCCATTGACCGTCACCATGTTATTGTGCATCCAGAACCTCACATAGGGTTTCCCGGTGACCGATTCTGACTGGGCAATTTCACAGTCATGGTGAGGAAACTTGTTCTCCATCCCCCCGCCATGAATATCGATTGTCTCGCCAAGATATTTCATCGACATTGCAGAACATTCCAGATGCCAGCCCGGATAGCCGATACTCCATGGAGAGTTCCATTTCATCAGATGCCCCTCTTCAGCCTTTTTCCAGAGCGCAAAGTCGGAAGGGTGCTGCTTTTCAGAGCGTACTCCCACCCTGATACCCGATTGCACCGCCTCCTGGTCCGTTCGTCCCGAGAGTTTTCCATATCCCGGAAACGACTCCACCGAGAAATAGACGTTGCCATGCACCTCATAGGCGTGACCGGCATCGATGAGTCGCTCAATCAGTTCAATCTGCTCAGGAATGTGAGCTGTAGCCGCAGGAGCGATATTGGGACGGAGCACCTCCAGTTTGTCCATATCCTCATAGAAACTTCGTGTATAGAACTGCGAAATCTCCATGGGATCTGTTTTTTCGAGAAGGGCCTGCTTCGATATTTTGTCTTCACCCTCATCGGCATCATCGGTCAGGTGGCCCACATCAGTAATGTTCTGCACATATTTTACCCGGTAGCCGCTATGGCGCAGCCAACGAACGACCACGTCAAATGAGACATAGCTTTTTGCATGACCGAGATGGGCATGACCATAAACAGTCGGTCCGCACACATACATGGTAACAATCGGTGGATGCAGGGGTTCGAATTTCTCTTTTGTTCTGCCGAGGGAATTATAAATGAAGAGTGACATCTTCTGTTGTTCTGCCTTTTTCTTTATGGTGGAGTGAGGATGCTGAGCTTGAAATAGTCCGGTGAAAGTTAAACATTTGGGTTTTTAACGCAAGGTTTTTAGCTTCCTTTTTTGTGCCTCTTTTTTTGTGACCGCTCTTTTTGTATGAAAATTGTCAATACCGCCTTTCACATCAGTGTTTCCGCTCTTTCAGGGCTTCCGGAAGATTCCTTTCCTGAAATCGTTTTTGCAGGAAGATCCAATGTTGGAAAATCAACACTCCTTAACTCTCTGACGGGGGTTAAAGGTCTCGCAAAAACCAGCGCAACTCCTGGAAAAACAAGACTGATCAACTACTTTCTGATTAACCGGGATGTTTATTTTGTTGACCTTCCCGGTTATGGTTATGCAGCCGTAGGTCATGCAGAGAAGGCCCTCTGGGGCAATCTCCTCTCCTCCTATATCATTCAACGGCGGAGCATTTCGCTGGTCGTGCTGCTTTTGGACTCCCGTCATCCGGCCATGCAGTCTGACAGGGCAATGATCAGCTTTCTTGAGTCTCATGATCGGCCCTACGGCATTGTTCTGACCAAATATGACAAACTTACACAAAAGGAAAAGGTACAGACTGGTCGTATTATGGAAAGTTGCGCTGCTAAAGCCAAATTTATTGTAAATTATTCATCTTTTTCAGGCAAGGGAAAGAGTGAGCTTCTGGCTCATTTTGATCAATACATCTGTCAATAAAAACAATCGTCGTGGAATCAAAAAAATTCAGGACACCGTCTCAGTCGGCAACCGTTATTGTCGGTACACAGTTCGGTGATGAAGGCAAAGGGAAGCTTGTGGATTACCTTTCGGACAAATATGATATCGTTGTCCGTTATCAGGGAGGAGCGAACGCCGGTCATACCATCTGTTTCGATAACAAAACTGTCGTACTGCACCTTATTCCCTCCGGAATATTTCATAAAGGATGTGTTTGCGTCATCGGTAACGGTGTTGTTATTGACCCTGCAGCGTTGCTTGATGAGATCAGAAAGGTCGAGGAACTTGGTTATGAAGTAACAGGCAGACTGTTTATCAGTCACAATGCCCATCTCATCATGCCCTATCATAAGCTGCTCGACTCCCTGCATGAAAGCGCTCAGGGTGATCAGAAAATCGGTACAACCGGTCGGGGCATAGGACCGAGCTATGAGGACAAGTTTGCCCGCAAGGGAATCAGGGTTGTGGATCTTCTCAATCCAGAGGTACTCAAGGAGAAGCTCCGTGAAAATCTTGCAGCCAAGAACAAACTTTTCAAAAATATTTATGAGAAGGAAGAGATTGATGTCGAAACGATGGTGCGTGAATATGAAGATTTCGACAAGATTATTGATCCTTATGTAACCAATACCCAACTCTACCTGAATCGTCAGCTTCAGGAGGGTAAAACGGTACTGCTTGAAGGCGCCCAGGGCTGTCTGCTTGATGTTGACCATGGAACCTATCCCTATGTGACCTCATCGAATCCAACCTCAGGAGGTGCCAGTACCGGATCAGGCATCGCGCCGAACTACATCGGCAAGGTGATCGGTGTCTGCAAGGCATACATGACAAGAGTTGGAAACGGGGCATTCCCAACGGAACTTCTTGATGAGACAGGGGAACGGCTTGGCAAGATTGGTCACGAGTTTGGTGCCACGACAGGAAGAAAACGCCGTTGTGGCTGGATCGATCTGGTGGCCCTCCGCTATTCGCTTACCATAAACGGCGTGACGGAAATTGCGCTCACCAAGCTTGATGTGCTCGACACCTTTGAGGAGATCAGGATTTGTACCTCCTATATGCTTGATGGCAAGGAGATCCATGATTTTCCGACCGACCATCAGACGCTTTCAAGGGTGACGCCGCTCTATACCACCTTGAAAGGGTGGATGGCATCAAACGCCCATGCCCGCTCCTTCTCCGAGATGCAGCCTGAAGCGCAGAACTATGTGACCTTCCTTGAAGATGAACTTCAGGTTCAGGTTACCTTTATCTCTGTCGGTCCTGGACGCGAAGAGACTGTTTTCAGATAACACTGAAGTTGTTTTGCCATGGCTTTGATGGATATAGCGGTTCTTCCTCTCGACGCAAAAGAGGGTGGTTTCAGCGGCTTTGTTGCCGGTTTGCAGGAGCTGCTTGCCGCCAGCGGTTGCAGTTACCGCCTTCATGATATGGGTACAACGGTTGAAGGGCCTGCGCCCCTGCTCTTCAATCTTGCGCTCAAGCTTCATGAGTACTCGTTCAGTCAGGGTGGCAGGCGCGTTTATACGGTCATGAAGATCGATGACCGCCGGGATCGGGCAGTTCGCCTTGGAGACAAGAGTGCCTCGGTCAAAGCGAAAATAGTCCCGACAAGGGAGCCGGGAGAGTAGGGGGATTAGTGAAAAATATTTTATCTTCACATGGTCTTTACGTTTGACCTCTGTAATACAGTTTATTGCGGGCAGTAACTCTCAAAAGAAAACATTCATGATGCAGGTTCCCGGAGATATTCAGGTAATCAAGGAAGATAACGTTACACACAGTTTTTGTGGCCTTGCCTGTGTTGGATGGATGTATCAGAAGATCAAGGACAGCTTTTTTCTTATTCTTGGAACGCACACCTGTGCCCATTTTCTGCAGAATGCGCTCGGCATGATGATCTTTGCCAAGCCGCGTTTTGGTATTGCGCTCATGGAAGAGGGTGATCTTTCGAAGCAGGAGCCAAGCCTTCAGGATATTATCAGTGAAATCATGGCCGATCACCATCCGTCCGTAATTTTTCTGCTCTCTTCATGTACCCCTGAGGTCATGAAGGTTGACTTCAAAGGGCTGGCCCATCTGCTCAGTACACCGGATGTACCAGTACTTTTTGTTCCGGCAAGTGGTCTGGTCTACAATTTTACCCAGGCTGAAGACTCAGTCCTTGCCGCTCTTGTACCTTTCTGTCCCGAAGCCCCGGCAGGTCAGAAAAAGGTGGTTTTTCTCGGTTCCGTCAACGATGTAACGGCCGACGATCTGAGGGCAGAGGCCGAAGAGCTTGGGATTCCAGTCGGTGGCTTTCTTCCTGAATCCCGTTTCGACAAAATGCCGGCTATTGGCCCCGATACCGTCCTTGCTCCGATTCAACCCTATCTTTCACGGGTTGCCGTCAAACTTTCCCGTGAACGGGGATGCAGCGTTCTTCATTCACTCTTTCCGTTCGGCCCCGATGGAACCAGAGCCTTCTGGGAGGATCTGGCCCGTGAATTTGGCATTACCGTCGATCTTCGTGATCGCGAAAAAGCTGCGTGGGAGAAGATCCGCAGCCAGACAGAGCTTCTGAAGGGCAAAAAGATCTTTCTGACTGCCGACACCATGATGGAGCTGCCACTTGCGCGTTTTCTTCATAGTGCAGGCGCCGATGTGGTTGAGTGCAGCAGCGCCTATATCAACAAAAAATTTCATGCGCGTGAACTTGAGGCACTTGATGGCGTTCGCGTTGTCGAGCAGCCGAACTTTCATCGCCAGCTTGAGGATGTTCGGCGTATCAAGCCCGATTTGATCATTACCTCGCTGATGACAGCAAACCCTTTTGTTGGCAACGGTTTTGTTGTGAAATGGAGCATGGAGTTCATGCTGATGTCCATTCATAGCTGGTCGGGAGTTATTACCCTCGCGAACATGTTTGTTTCACCGCTCCAGCGCCGCAGCAAGCTGCCAGCGTTCGACAAGGAAGTCTGGCTTGAAGGTGTCATGCCAAGCGCTGAATAATTCACCGTCATGAAAATGCAATAAACAAACAACACAAGAGTATGCGCTTAGCTTTCTGGCTCTACGAGGGCACCGCCCTTCACGGTATCAGCCGAGTAACCAACAGTATGAAAGGGGTTCACACCGTTTATCATGCTCCCCAGGGGGACGATTACATTACGGCAACCTATACCATGCTCGAGCGAACCCCACAATTTCCCGGCTTATCGATCAGTGTTGTTCGTGGAAGAGACCTTGCCCAGGGAGTATCAAGACTACCCTCGACACTCCAGCAGGTCGAACACCATTACCATCCTGAACTTATTGTCATCGCACCGAGTTGCAGCACAGCCCTTCTTCAGGAAGATCTCCATCAACTTGCAGCCCACTCGGGCCTGCCGCAGGAGAAAATTCTGGTCTATGCGCTCAACCCATTCAGAGTATCGGAAAATGAGGCGGCAGATGGTCTGCTGACCGAACTGGTCAAACGTTTTGCTTCTCCCCAGGAGAAAACAGCACAGCCATCGGTGAACCTCCTTGGCTTTACCTCGCTCGGATTTCACTTGCGTGCCAACCTGACCAGCATCCGTCGCATGTTGCAGACGCTTGGCATTGCGGTCAATGTTGTTGCTCCCTGGGGAGCCAGCATCGATGATCTCCGGAAACTTCCAGCCGCCTGGCTCAATATTGCCCCTTACCGTGAGATCGGTTCAACGGCAGCGGAATATCTTGCTGATGCATTCGCTATGCCAGCGCTTTATGAAGCCCCGATCGGAGTCGAACCTACCCTTGCATGGCTTCGCTCCCTGATCGAGAAGCTTAACGCAGCGGGCGCTGAACGGGGAGTTGCTCCGATTGTCATGCCGCAACTCAACGCATTCTCGCTCGACGGCCTGAGCGCTCCAAGCGGTGTTCCCTGGTTTGCCAGAACTGCCGATATGGAAAGTTTCAGCAATAAACGTGCCTTTGTGTTCGGTGATGCCACGCATACCGTCGCCCTCGTCAAGTTTCTGCGTGACGAACTTGGTATGCAGATCATCGGTGCGGGCACCTATCTGGAACGTCATGCCGATTGGGTGCGCAAAGAGCTTGAAGGCTACCTTCCCGGAGCGCTTATCGTAACCGACAAGTTCCAGGATGTTGCACAAATTATTGATGATCAAATGCCGGATCTGGTCTGCGGTACGCAGATGGAACGGCACAGTTGCCGCAAGCTCGATGTTCCCTGCATGGTGGTCTGTCCACCGACCCATATTGAAAACCACCTGCTTGGCTATTATCCCTTCTTTGGATTTGATGGAGCTGATGTTATTGCCGACAGGGTCTATCTTTCCTGCAAACTCGGTTTGGAAAAGCATCTGATCGACTTTTTCGGTGATGCGGGTCTTGAGTACGAAGAGCCCGAAGTATCCGCCCCTTCTGAAGAACCTGTGGCACTCTCCGTCGCCCCTAATGATCATCCTTCACCGGAGGCTGCAGCAGAGGCTGTAGTGATTGCAGAGGAGGGAGAGATGAAGTGGAGCGATGAGGCTGAAACCATGCTGAAAAAGGTACCCTTCTTTGTCCGTAAAAAGGTCAGGAAAAACACCGAAACTTTTGCCCGCGCGAGTGGTGCATCCATGATCTCCGTTGATGTGTTCCGACAGGCAAAAGAGTCGCTGGGTGGTTAAGATTTTCTATCAATCATATTCTCTGTTATCATTATGAGTTTAGTTTTAGCGGTATATGGCAAGGGCGGCATAGGAAAAAGCACCACAAGCGCCAACATCTCAGCGGCACTTGCCCTGAAAGGCGCCAAGGTACTGCAGATCGGCTGCGATCCCAAGCATGACAGTACCTTCCCCATTACAGGAAAGCTGCAGAAAACCGTTATCGAAGCTCTTGAAGAGGTTGATTTTCATCATGAGGAGCTCAGCGCGGAAGATATTATCGAGACCGGTTTTGCCGGTATTGACTGTCTCGAGGCTGGCGGCCCTCCCGCCGGAAGCGGCTGCGGCGGATATGTAGTCGGTGAATCCGTTGCCCTGCTTCAGGAACTCGGCCTTTATGACAAATATGATGTCATCCTGTTTGATGTACTTGGCGACGTTGTCTGCGGTGGTTTCAGTGCCCCGCTCAACTATGCCGACTATGCAATTATCATTGCAACCAACGATTTCGACAGTATTTTCGCAGCCAACCGTCTTTGCATGGCTATCCAGCAGAAAAGCGTACGCTACAAGGTCAAGCTTGCCGGAATTGTTGCCAACCGGGTTGACT
The DNA window shown above is from Pelodictyon phaeoclathratiforme BU-1 and carries:
- the cysS gene encoding cysteine--tRNA ligase codes for the protein MSLFIYNSLGRTKEKFEPLHPPIVTMYVCGPTVYGHAHLGHAKSYVSFDVVVRWLRHSGYRVKYVQNITDVGHLTDDADEGEDKISKQALLEKTDPMEISQFYTRSFYEDMDKLEVLRPNIAPAATAHIPEQIELIERLIDAGHAYEVHGNVYFSVESFPGYGKLSGRTDQEAVQSGIRVGVRSEKQHPSDFALWKKAEEGHLMKWNSPWSIGYPGWHLECSAMSMKYLGETIDIHGGGMENKFPHHDCEIAQSESVTGKPYVRFWMHNNMVTVNGIKMGKSLKNFINLKDLFLSFDPMVIRFFILQSHYRSPLDFSDAAIRASQTGLEKLRETQRRLREQTPGSGDFDTAPFIQRFTEAMDDDFNTPIAISVLFDLSKSINAALDRTESISELPQQEAAAFLDLAGREILCILQHDNQSGSRNEELNGKRLDGVMDILLDLRAEARKSKDFALSDKIRDQLLVAGIEIKDTKEGASWSKRASV
- the yihA gene encoding ribosome biogenesis GTP-binding protein YihA/YsxC, with product MKIVNTAFHISVSALSGLPEDSFPEIVFAGRSNVGKSTLLNSLTGVKGLAKTSATPGKTRLINYFLINRDVYFVDLPGYGYAAVGHAEKALWGNLLSSYIIQRRSISLVVLLLDSRHPAMQSDRAMISFLESHDRPYGIVLTKYDKLTQKEKVQTGRIMESCAAKAKFIVNYSSFSGKGKSELLAHFDQYICQ
- a CDS encoding adenylosuccinate synthase, translating into MESKKFRTPSQSATVIVGTQFGDEGKGKLVDYLSDKYDIVVRYQGGANAGHTICFDNKTVVLHLIPSGIFHKGCVCVIGNGVVIDPAALLDEIRKVEELGYEVTGRLFISHNAHLIMPYHKLLDSLHESAQGDQKIGTTGRGIGPSYEDKFARKGIRVVDLLNPEVLKEKLRENLAAKNKLFKNIYEKEEIDVETMVREYEDFDKIIDPYVTNTQLYLNRQLQEGKTVLLEGAQGCLLDVDHGTYPYVTSSNPTSGGASTGSGIAPNYIGKVIGVCKAYMTRVGNGAFPTELLDETGERLGKIGHEFGATTGRKRRCGWIDLVALRYSLTINGVTEIALTKLDVLDTFEEIRICTSYMLDGKEIHDFPTDHQTLSRVTPLYTTLKGWMASNAHARSFSEMQPEAQNYVTFLEDELQVQVTFISVGPGREETVFR
- a CDS encoding MTH1187 family thiamine-binding protein produces the protein MALMDIAVLPLDAKEGGFSGFVAGLQELLAASGCSYRLHDMGTTVEGPAPLLFNLALKLHEYSFSQGGRRVYTVMKIDDRRDRAVRLGDKSASVKAKIVPTREPGE
- the bchN gene encoding ferredoxin:protochlorophyllide reductase (ATP-dependent) subunit N; amino-acid sequence: MMQVPGDIQVIKEDNVTHSFCGLACVGWMYQKIKDSFFLILGTHTCAHFLQNALGMMIFAKPRFGIALMEEGDLSKQEPSLQDIISEIMADHHPSVIFLLSSCTPEVMKVDFKGLAHLLSTPDVPVLFVPASGLVYNFTQAEDSVLAALVPFCPEAPAGQKKVVFLGSVNDVTADDLRAEAEELGIPVGGFLPESRFDKMPAIGPDTVLAPIQPYLSRVAVKLSRERGCSVLHSLFPFGPDGTRAFWEDLAREFGITVDLRDREKAAWEKIRSQTELLKGKKIFLTADTMMELPLARFLHSAGADVVECSSAYINKKFHARELEALDGVRVVEQPNFHRQLEDVRRIKPDLIITSLMTANPFVGNGFVVKWSMEFMLMSIHSWSGVITLANMFVSPLQRRSKLPAFDKEVWLEGVMPSAE
- a CDS encoding ferredoxin:protochlorophyllide reductase (ATP-dependent) subunit B, whose product is MRLAFWLYEGTALHGISRVTNSMKGVHTVYHAPQGDDYITATYTMLERTPQFPGLSISVVRGRDLAQGVSRLPSTLQQVEHHYHPELIVIAPSCSTALLQEDLHQLAAHSGLPQEKILVYALNPFRVSENEAADGLLTELVKRFASPQEKTAQPSVNLLGFTSLGFHLRANLTSIRRMLQTLGIAVNVVAPWGASIDDLRKLPAAWLNIAPYREIGSTAAEYLADAFAMPALYEAPIGVEPTLAWLRSLIEKLNAAGAERGVAPIVMPQLNAFSLDGLSAPSGVPWFARTADMESFSNKRAFVFGDATHTVALVKFLRDELGMQIIGAGTYLERHADWVRKELEGYLPGALIVTDKFQDVAQIIDDQMPDLVCGTQMERHSCRKLDVPCMVVCPPTHIENHLLGYYPFFGFDGADVIADRVYLSCKLGLEKHLIDFFGDAGLEYEEPEVSAPSEEPVALSVAPNDHPSPEAAAEAVVIAEEGEMKWSDEAETMLKKVPFFVRKKVRKNTETFARASGASMISVDVFRQAKESLGG
- the bchL gene encoding ferredoxin:protochlorophyllide reductase (ATP-dependent) iron-sulfur ATP-binding protein, with the protein product MSLVLAVYGKGGIGKSTTSANISAALALKGAKVLQIGCDPKHDSTFPITGKLQKTVIEALEEVDFHHEELSAEDIIETGFAGIDCLEAGGPPAGSGCGGYVVGESVALLQELGLYDKYDVILFDVLGDVVCGGFSAPLNYADYAIIIATNDFDSIFAANRLCMAIQQKSVRYKVKLAGIVANRVDYVTGGGTNMLDQFAEKVGTKLLAKVPYHELIRKSRFAGKTMYAMEDTPDKEECLKPYNEIADFLIQESPIASVPVPIGDREIFKMVNGWQ